Proteins encoded by one window of Vitis vinifera cultivar Pinot Noir 40024 chromosome 10, ASM3070453v1:
- the LOC100266875 gene encoding phosphate-repressible phosphate permease pho-4 yields the protein MASENKTIPADLAIGVLGKWKETYGWIPIFGAIAAIAMAFSAGANNLPAPFATPVGSGALTLFKASIMAAIISVPGAAFDSSSAVDALFSDFLKESQPSEAFLMWSFVVVLITATIWLALATYFELPVSSQQSTEGALLGTMLVTEGFSFIPMWNKNENHNFNGGGLLWIALEWTLAPLLACAMAFCLFVVLKTSLLRHENAEKRILIFLPIYHGIAAGLLCLFIMYQVLWRVVTVYKWAIIVAVAVATLIGALLSLVVVVPLVRRKFSSAQTIKTIRKDKSLKHPCAESQDQVCNGTTDDDINFDEAFREFMQMRVLDTVHEEDERSWASPETIPEPEHVQPASHSTTGQSTPFKQLLESSPNHLVQSRNFQKIHKTTAYENVSKFITDFKNSTLSPVIEFDRHTLIRHAQAENFDEMEDFFSFPQLLASCIFALIQAASEVPAILSPYGAIADVYMHREKYSRNGEEVGPIQVTRWFRAIGGFSASMGFFLCGWRLTQCLGGRLTYISNSRGLASQLATVATMITLPRIRLPVSSTHAFIGSLVGVGIADDPRNVNWKLLLKFFCGWILTILFCCGTAYGIFSISIHSPAYVVP from the exons ATGGCCTCGGAGAACAAAACCATTCCGGCTGATTTGGCCATTGGAGTCCTAGGAAAGTGGAAAGAGACTTACGGATGGATACCGATATTTGGTGCCATTGCTGCAATCGCTATGGCATTTTCAGCTGGTGCCAACAATCTTCCTGCTCCG TTCGCAACGCCAGTAGGGTCGGGGGCATTGACCCTTTTCAAGGCCTCAATAATGGCTGCCATCATCTCTGTTCCTGGAGCAGCTTTCGACAGCAGCAGTGCTGTTGATGCTCTATTTTCTGAT TTTCTTAAAGAAAGTCAGCCAAGTGAAGCTTTCTTGATGTGGAGTTTTGTAGTTGTTCTCATCACTGCAA CAATATGGCTAGCACTTGCAACATACTTCGAGTTACCTGTATCATCCCAGCAATCTACAGAGGGTGCACTCTTAGGAACCATGCTTGTCACTGAAGGTTTTAGCTTCATACCCATGTGGAACAAG AATGAAAATCATAATTTCAATGGTGGAGGACTGCTTTGGATTGCCCTTGAATGGACTCTTGCTCCATTGCTAGCATGTGCAATGGCATTCTGCCTCTTCGTTGTCCTGAAGACTTCTTTGCTTCGCCATGAAAATGCAGAGAAGAGGATTCTTATTTTTCTACCAATTTATCATGGAATAGCTGCAGGACTGCTATGCCTCTTTATCATGTATCAG GTCCTATGGCGTGTTGTAACTGTGTATAAATGGGCTATCATAGTTGCTGTTGCAGTAGCCACTTTGATTGGAGCTCTATTATCTTTG GTTGTGGTGGTTCCTTTGGTTAGAAGGAAATTCTCTTCTGCCCAAACTATTAAGACCATCAGAAAAGACAAGTCTCTGAAGCATCCATGTGCAGAAAGTCAAGACCAAGTATGCAATGGAACAACGGATGACGATATTAATTTTGATGAAGCATTTAGGGAATTCATGCAGATGAGAGTCCTTGACACTGTACATGAAGAGGATGAGAGGAGCTGGGCATCACCAGAAACAATCCCAGAGCCTGAACATGTCCAGCCAGCCTCTCACTCAACTACAGGACAATCTACTCCATTCAAACAGCTTCTTGAGTCTAGCCCAAATCACTTGGTCCAATCAAGAAACTTTCAAAAGATTCACAAAACAACAGCATATGAAAATGTCTCCAAGTTCATTAcagattttaaaaactccacCCTTTCCCCC GTTATCGAATTTGACAGACATACTCTTATTCGACATGCTCAAGCTGAAAATTTTGATGAGATGGAAGACTTCTTCAGTTTCCCACAGCTTCTAGCTTCATGCATCTTTGC GCTCATTCAAGCTGCTAGTGAGGTTCCTGCAATTTTGAGTCCATACGGAGCTATTGCGGATGTGTATATGCATAGAGAAAAATACTCCAGAAACGGAGAAGAAGTG GGACCTATACAAGTTACCCGGTGGTTTAGAGCAATTGGTGGATTCAGTGCCTCAATGGGATTCTTTCTGTGCGGGTGGAGGCTCACTCAATGCCTTGGTGGCAGGTTAACATACATCAGTAACTCAAGAGGGTTGGCTTCACAACTGGCTACTGTGGCAACAATGATCACTCTGCCCAGAATCAGACTCCCTGTGTCAAGCACCCACGCTTTTATCGGATCTTTAGTTGGAGTTGGGATTGCAGATGACCCTCGA AATGTGAATTGGAAGCTACTGTTGAAATTCTTTTGTGGGTGGATCCTCACCATACTATTCTGTTGTGGGACTGCTTACGGGATCTTCTCCATATCAATACACTCCCCTGCCTATGTTGTGCCCTGA
- the LOC100265140 gene encoding probable alpha,alpha-trehalose-phosphate synthase [UDP-forming] 7, producing MMSRSYTNLLDLASGNFPLMGQRKRLPRVMTVPGVISELDDDQANSVTSDVPSSIVQDRVIIVANQLPVKAKRRPDNKGWSFSWDEDSLLLQLKDGLPDDMEVLYVGSLRVDVDSNEQDDVSQVLLDRFKCVPAFLPQDILSKFYHGFCKQQLWPLFHYMLPFSANHGGRFDRSLWEAYVSANKIFSQRVIEVLNPEDDYVWIHDYHLMVLPTFLRRRFNRLRMGFFLHSPFPSSEIYRTLPVREEILKALLNSDLIGFHTFDYARHFLSCCSRMLGLEYQSKRGYIGLEYYGRTVGIKIMPVGVHMGQIESVLRFADKEWRVGELKQQFEGKTVLLGVDDMDIFKGVNLKLLAMEQMLTQHPKWQGRAVLVQIANPARGSGRDLEVIQAEIQASCKRINENFGQPGYEPIVFIDRPVSLSEKAAFYTIAECVVVTAVRDGMNLIPYEYIVSRQGVSGSESGSESSGPKKSMLVVSEFIGCSPSLSGAIRVNPWNVEATAEAMNEAISMADAEKQLRHEKHYRYVSTHDVAYWSKSFFQDMERSCKDHFRRWCWGIGLSFGFRVVALDPNFRKLSIDSIVSAYSRAKNRAILLDYDGTVMPQTSINKTPSEDVILILNTLCSDPRNTVFVVSGRGRDSLGKWFSPCNRLGIAAEHGYFLRWSVNEEWEICGQSNDFGWIQMAEPVMKLYTEATDGSYIETKESALVWHHQDADPGFGSSQAKEMLDHLESVLANEPVAVKSGQFIVEVKPQGISKGVVAEKIFTSMAERGRQADFVLCVGDDRSDEHMFEIIGNAVSSGILSSNTSVFACTVGQKPSKAKYYLDDTTEVINMLDALADASDPSPSPELEASSP from the exons ATGATGTCAAGATCGTATACCAATCTTTTAGATCTAGCTTCCGGGAACTTTCCGCTGATGGGGCAAAGAAAGCGGCTGCCTCGAGTAATGACCGTTCCTGGTGTTATATCAGAGCTTGATGATGATCAAGCTAATAGTGTGACCTCAGATGTTCCATCCTCTATCGTCCAAGATCGTGTAATAATTGTAGCTAATCAGCTTCCAGTAAAAGCTAAGCGCAGGCCGGATAATAAAGGGTGGAGTTTTAGTTGGGATGAGGACTCCCTGTTATTGCAACTTAAAGATGGCTTGCCCGATGATATGGAGGTTTTGTACGTGGGGTCGTTGAGGGTTGATGTTGATTCAAATGAGCAGGATGATGTGTCGCAAGTTTTGTTGGATAGGTTCAAGTGTGTGCCTGCATTTTTACCACAGGATATTTTGTCCAAATTTTATCATGGGTTTTGTAAGCAACAGTTGTGGCCACTTTTTCATTACATGCTTCCCTTCTCGGCAAATCATGGGGGTAGATTTGATAGGTCTTTGTGGGAGGCCTATGTGTCTGCTAATAAGATCTTTTCGCAGAGGGTGATTGAGGTGTTAAACCCTGAAGATGACTATGTTTGGATTCATGATTACCATTTGATGGTGTTGCCGACCTTTTTGCGAAGACGGTTTAACAGATTGAGAATGGGTTTTTTCCTTCATAGTCCATTTCCTTCATCTGAGATATATAGGACCCTACCAGTGAGAGAAGAGATACTTAAGGCACTCTTGAATTCAGACCTTATTGGTTTCCACACTTTTGATTATGCCCGGCATTTCCTTTCTTGTTGTAGTCGGATGTTGGGTTTGGAGTATCAGTCAAAGAGGGGTTATATTGGTTTGGAATATTATGGAAGGACTGTTGGAATAAAGATTATGCCAGTTGGGGTTCACATGGGGCAGATTGAATCTGTGTTGAGATTTGCAGATAAGGAATGGCGGGTGGGAGAGCTTAAACAGCAGTTTGAGGGAAAGACTGTGCTACTGGGTGTTGATGACATGGACATCTTTAAAGGTGTCAATTTGAAGTTGTTGGCAATGGAGCAGATGCTCACACAGCATCCAAAGTGGCAAGGAAGGGCAGTGTTGGTACAGATTGCAAACCCTGCTAGGGGGAGTGGGAGAGATCTCGAGGTGATACAGGCTGAAATACAGGCAAGCTGTAAgagaattaatgaaaattttgggcAGCCAGGTTATGAACCGATTGTATTTATTGATAGGCCAGTTTCTCTTAGTGAGAAAGCTGCATTTTACACCATTGCCGAGTGTGTCGTAGTGACAGCTGTCAGGGATGGAATGAACCTTATCCCATATGAGTATATCGTGTCCAGGCAGGGAGTCTCTGGATCTGAATCTGGTTCTGAATCAAGTGGCCCCAAGAAGAGCATGCTAGTGGTATCAGAGTTCATAGGATGCTCTCCTTCGCTGAGTGGTGCCATTAGAGTCAATCCATGGAATGTTGAAGCAACTGCTGAGGCAATGAATGAGGCAATTTCTATGGCTGATGCTGAGAAGCAATTGCGTCACGAGAAGCATTACAGGTATGTTAGTACACATGATGTGGCATATTGGTCGAAAAGTTTTTTCCAGGATATGGAGCGGTCTTGTAAAGACCATTTTAGGAGATGGTGTTGGGGAATTGGGTTGAGCTTCGGTTTCAGAGTTGTAGCCCTCGATCCTAACTTCAGAAAGTTGTCTATTGATTCTATTGTATCTGCATATTCAAGGGCCAAAAATAGGGCCATCCTTTTGGATTATGATGGGACTGTAATGCCTCAGACATCCATCAATAAGACTCCAAGTGAAGATGTTATCTTAATCTTGAACACGCTTTGTAGTGACCCTAGAAATACAGTGTTTGTTGTTAGTGGAAGGGGAAGGGATAGCTTAGGCAAGTGGTTTTCTCCTTGCAACAGGCTTGGAATTGCAGCAGAACATGGATACTTCTTAAG GTGGTCTGTGAATGAAGAATGGGAAATCTGTGGTCAGAGTAATGATTTTGGGTGGATACAGATGGCTGAGCCTGTAATGAAATTGTACACAGAAGCTACTGATGGTTCTTATATTGAAACCAAGGAGAGTGCCTTGGTTTGGCACCATCAGGATGCAGACCCAGGTTTTGGCTCTAGCCAGGCCAAGGAGATGTTAGACCATCTAGAAAGTGTGCTAGCAAATGAACCTGTTGCTGTGAAAAGTGGTCAATTCATTGTAGAAGTGAAGCCACAG GGCATCAGTAAAGGTGTGGTTGCGGAAAAGATCTTCACTTCAATGGCAGAGAGGGGAAGGCAGGCTGATTTTGTGTTGTGTGTAGGTGATGACAGATCTGATGAGCATATGTTTGAAATCATTGGTAATGCAGTATCGAGTGGGATCCTCTCCTCTAATACATCAGTTTTTGCCTGCACGGTTGGACAGAAACCAAGTAAAGCCAAGTACTATTTGGATGACACAACTGAGGTCATAAACATGCTTGATGCTCTTGCTGATGCTTCAGACCCTTCCCCATCTCCCGAACTTGAAGCAAGCTCTCCTTGA
- the LOC100259946 gene encoding protein GRAVITROPIC IN THE LIGHT 1: MTPDSHLSHLPPPPLSPSLQLHLYSGSSSIHMDSLNPNRSKFARTIHKVIHLRTPAKLVTHCGKDSITPHKSKKFHQDDDADDDDSKLRSRAVLEALVAKLFASVSTIKAGYAEMQAAQSPYDVDAIQVADKAVVRELRLISELKQSFLKKQLDLSLAVPQVTVLLAEIQEQQSLMKTYEITMKKLESEMDLKDSHIDELKKRLQECNQGNKVMEKRLNSSGPLPFLDNLKLSLMNPNHFCQVLHYAVRSIRRFVKFMSSEMESAHWDMDAAAKSIVPDTVLAKPTHRCFAFESFVCRAMFEGFNSPNFSLSESSSAPEGKGKQRRQLFFERFKKLKSVNPIHFLSQNPRSTFGKFVRAKYLSLVHAKMECSFFGNLNQRKLLNAGSYPETAFFAAFAEMAKRVWVLHGLAFSFDVEIGVFQVSHNSRFSEVYMECVTEDAFDTVDGDLRVGFTVVPGFKIGSTVVQCQVYLSPAATAPADC; this comes from the coding sequence ATGACCCCAGACTCCCACCTTTCACATCTCCCCCCTCCGCCTCTGTCTCCGAGTCTCCAACTTCACTTGTATAGTGGTAGTAGTAGTATTCATATGGATTCACTCAACCCCAACAGGAGCAAGTTCGCTCGCACCATCCACAAGGTCATCCACCTCCGAACCCCTGCTAAGCTCGTCACCCACTGTGGTAAAGATTCCATCACGCCTCACAAATCCAAGAAATTTCATCAAGATGATGACGCGGATGATGATGATTCCAAGCTCCGCAGCAGAGCCGTCTTGGAAGCTCTGGTAGCCAAGCTTTTTGCCTCTGTTTCTACCATCAAGGCTGGTTATGCTGAGATGCAAGCTGCTCAGTCTCCTTATGACGTCGACGCCATCCAGGTGGCGGACAAGGCCGTGGTGAGGGAGCTCAGGCTCATTTCCGAGCTGAAGCAGAGCTTCTTGAAGAAGCAGCTCGATCTGTCGCTGGCTGTGCCCCAAGTCACTGTGCTGTTGGCCGAGATTCAGGAGCAGCAGAGCCTTATGAAGACTTAcgagatcaccatgaagaagcTGGAGTCGGAGATGGACCTCAAGGACTCCCACATTGATGAGCTCAAGAAGCGGCTTCAGGAGTGTAATCAAGGAAACAAGGTGATGGAGAAGAGGTTGAATTCAAGCGGCCCTTTGCCTTTTCTCGACAACCTCAAACTCTCACTCATGAATCCCAACCACTTCTGTCAAGTTCTTCATTACGCCGTGAGATCTATCCGGAGATTCGTGAAATTCATGAGCTCCGAAATGGAGTCTGCGCATTGGGATATGGATGCGGCCGCAAAGTCCATAGTCCCAGACACTGTGTTGGCGAAGCCAACCCATAGATGCTTCGCGTTCGAATCTTTCGTGTGCAGAGCAATGTTCGAAGGATTCAATTCCCCAAACTTTTCGTTGAGCGAATCATCGTCAGCCCCAGAAGGGAAAGGGAAACAACGGAGACAGCTCTTCTTCGAGAGGTTCAAGAAGCTCAAATCGGTAAACCCCATTCACTTCCTCTCCCAGAACCCACGATCAACGTTCGGCAAATTCGTGCGAGCCAAGTACCTGAGCCTGGTGCACGCCAAAATGGAGTGTTCCTTCTTCGGAAACTTGAACCAGCGCAAGCTTCTGAACGCTGGGTCGTACCCAGAAACCGCTTTCTTCGCCGCCTTTGCAGAGATGGCGAAGCGTGTGTGGGTGCTCCATGGATTGGCATTCTCGTTCGATGTAGAGATTGGAGTCTTCCAAGTCAGCCACAACAGCAGATTCTCGGAAGTGTACATGGAATGCGTGACGGAAGACGCGTTCGACACCGTCGACGGCGACTTACGGGTGGGTTTCACGGTGGTGCCGGGGTTCAAGATTGGAAGCACTGTGGTACAGTGTCAAGTGTACTTGTCTCCGGCGGCGACTGCTCCGGCTGACTGTTGA